The proteins below are encoded in one region of Vicia villosa cultivar HV-30 ecotype Madison, WI unplaced genomic scaffold, Vvil1.0 ctg.000162F_1_1_2_unsc, whole genome shotgun sequence:
- the LOC131624779 gene encoding probable fructokinase-7 → MAQFTPSGKSDDCMTEGCDETSGLVVCFGELLIDFVPTVGGVSLAEAPAFKKAPGGAPANVAVGISRLGGSSAFIGKVGADEFGYMLADILKQNNVDTSGMRYDSIARTALAFVTLRADGEREFLFFRNPSADMLLRESELDHNLIEKAKIFHYGSISLIDEPIKSAHLAALRIARDSDCILSYDPNLRLALWPSAEAARDGIMSIWDLADVIKVSEDEITFLTGGDDPYDDNVVLNKLFHPNLKLLIVTEGSEGCRYYTKDFKGKVGGVKVKPVDTTGAGDAFVSGILYKIASDPSIFKDEERLQKALYFANVCGAITVTDRGAIPALPTKEAVMQFNAK, encoded by the exons ATGGCTCAATTTACCCCCTCAG GTAAATCTGACGATTGCATGACAGAAGGATGTGATGAAACAAGTGGACTGGTTGTTTGTTTTGGTGAGTTGTTGATAGATTTCGTGCCAACGGTAGGTGGTGTGTCTCTAGCTGAAGCGCCTGCTTTCAAAAAAGCTCCTGGTGGTGCTCCTGCGAATGTCGCAGTTGGCATTTCTAGGTTGGGGGGTTCGTCTGCGTTTATAGGCAAG GTTGGAGCAGATGAATTTGGTTATATGTTAGCCGATATTTTAAAGCAAAATAACGTTGATACATCTGGCATGCGGTATGATTCTATTGCAAGAACCGCATTGGCTTTTGTTACACTTAGAGCTGATGGCGAACGCGAGTTCTTGTTTTTCCGAAATCCTAGTGCTGATATGCTTCTGCGCGAGTCTGAGCTTGATCACAACCTCATTGAGAAG GCTAAAATATTCCATTATGGTTCCATCAGTTTGATTGACGAGCCAATCAAATCAGCTCATCTCGCTGCCTTGAGAATTGCTAGAGACTCCGATTGCATTCTCTCATATGATCCGAATTTGAGATTAGCTCTATGGCCGTCAGCCGAGGCTGCTCGGGACGGTATAATGAGCATATGGGATCTAGCCGATGTCATAAAG GTCAGCGAAGATGAGATTACTTTTTTGACTGGTGGTGATGATCCTTATGACGATAATGTTGTATTGAACAAGCTTTTTCATCCTAATCTCAAGCTTCTAATTGTTACCGAAGGGTCCGAGGGTTGTAGATATTACACCAAG GATTTTAAGGGAAAAGTCGGAGGTGTAAAAGTTAAACCTGTTGACACAACTGGTGCTGGCGACGCGTTTGTTAGCGGGATTCTCTACAAGATAGCTTCTGACCCTAGTATTTTCAAG GACGAGGAGCGTCTCCAAAAAGCGCTATATTTCGCCAATGTATGTGGCGCGATCACGGTGACAGATAGAGGGGCAATTCCTGCACTACCTACAAAAGAGGCTGTCATGCAATTCAATGCAAAATAG